A single window of Pseudoalteromonas ulvae UL12 DNA harbors:
- a CDS encoding DUF938 domain-containing protein has protein sequence MSLPPFSQACENNKQAILSLLTEVFSSTRHVLEVGSGTGQHAVFFAQHLPHLIWQTSDLTINHDGINAWIAEYPSPNLVSPLALDVTQKWPCGEVDGIFTANTLHIMAWSIVALFFAGVAENLQQGGRLVIYGPFKYQGCFTSDSNADFDCWLKAHDPARGVRDIEAILALAATAGLTLLSDTAMPANNQLLVFEKTQS, from the coding sequence ATGTCGCTCCCTCCTTTTTCACAAGCGTGTGAAAATAATAAACAGGCTATTTTATCGCTATTAACTGAGGTGTTCAGTTCGACTCGCCATGTGCTTGAAGTGGGCTCTGGCACCGGTCAGCATGCGGTTTTTTTTGCTCAGCACCTCCCTCATCTCATTTGGCAAACCAGTGATCTAACCATTAATCATGATGGAATTAATGCATGGATAGCCGAGTATCCCAGTCCTAACTTAGTGTCGCCCTTAGCATTAGATGTCACACAAAAGTGGCCTTGTGGTGAAGTTGACGGTATTTTTACCGCCAATACCTTACATATTATGGCGTGGTCAATCGTAGCGCTCTTTTTTGCTGGAGTAGCTGAAAACTTACAACAAGGTGGGCGCTTGGTTATTTATGGGCCGTTTAAATACCAAGGGTGCTTTACCAGTGACAGTAATGCCGATTTTGATTGCTGGTTAAAAGCTCATGATCCGGCCAGAGGTGTGCGTGATATAGAGGCTATTTTGGCATTGGCGGCAACGGCTGGGCTGACACTGTTAAGTGATACGGCAATGCCAGCAAACAATCAGTTGTTGGTGTTTGAGAAAACTCAGAGTTAA
- a CDS encoding GNAT family N-acetyltransferase, which yields MFHHQFIDDLSNIAPAIWDALFESDPLVSHAFLLACQQSGAASIQSGWHAQHLVIYQESVVVAILPGYLKTHSYGEYVFDWSWAEAYEQHGLTYYPKWVCGVPFSPVSGTRIGCQELNVPLIQYISDTLNNHCQQHGWSGWHVNFLPKEQSDQLREHNTLQRIGVQFQWFNQGYLDFEHFLARFTARRRKTLKKERQKALADNLIIQWLEGDDITTELMDQFTIFYQQTYLKRSGHLGYFNQNFFRQLQHNLRDKLVIMVAKKDHDIIAATLSLKSHDTLFGRYWGAKEHYNFLHFELCYYQGIEYCIKHGLACFHAGAQGEHKIMRGFEAVFTYSNHAIIHPEFSAAIGHFIDRETTHLRQYQQQCLTLLPFKKDVPI from the coding sequence ATGTTTCACCACCAATTTATTGATGACTTAAGCAATATCGCCCCTGCTATCTGGGATGCCCTGTTTGAGTCTGATCCGCTGGTTAGCCATGCTTTTTTGCTAGCCTGTCAGCAAAGTGGCGCTGCGAGTATACAATCTGGCTGGCATGCACAGCATTTAGTGATTTATCAAGAATCTGTGGTCGTTGCTATTTTACCGGGTTATTTAAAAACCCATTCATATGGCGAATACGTGTTTGATTGGTCGTGGGCAGAAGCCTATGAACAACATGGCTTAACATACTACCCAAAATGGGTGTGTGGCGTGCCCTTTAGCCCAGTCAGTGGCACGCGCATTGGCTGCCAAGAGCTCAATGTTCCCTTAATCCAATACATTAGCGATACTCTTAACAATCATTGCCAACAACATGGTTGGTCAGGCTGGCATGTGAATTTTTTGCCCAAAGAACAAAGCGACCAACTCAGAGAGCACAACACCTTGCAACGTATTGGAGTGCAATTTCAATGGTTCAATCAAGGTTACCTTGATTTTGAGCATTTTTTAGCTCGCTTTACTGCTCGACGACGAAAAACGCTCAAAAAAGAGCGACAAAAGGCATTGGCAGATAACTTAATCATTCAATGGCTCGAAGGCGACGACATTACCACAGAGCTTATGGATCAATTCACGATTTTTTACCAACAAACCTATTTGAAACGCTCGGGGCATTTGGGCTATTTCAATCAGAATTTTTTTCGTCAGCTGCAGCACAACTTGCGCGATAAGTTAGTTATTATGGTGGCTAAAAAGGATCACGATATCATCGCCGCCACCTTAAGCTTAAAAAGTCACGATACCCTATTTGGCCGCTACTGGGGAGCCAAAGAGCATTATAATTTTCTTCATTTTGAGCTCTGTTATTACCAAGGGATTGAATATTGCATTAAACATGGGTTAGCGTGTTTTCATGCTGGCGCACAAGGTGAACATAAAATTATGCGGGGTTTTGAAGCGGTATTTACCTATTCGAATCATGCCATTATCCATCCTGAATTTAGCGCCGCAATTGGTCATTTTATTGATCGTGAAACCACTCATTTACGCCAGTATCAGCAGCAATGCTTAACATTACTGCCTTTTAAAAAAGATGTACCTATTTAA
- a CDS encoding CHASE domain-containing protein — translation MPKLKLSPLQHALLYACLMLGYLYSGSFFSGLSAQSQVVLIWLPAGIALFGVYLWSWRFLPAIFLASATFNLTAQDHLQLSLLLTPLGAEVGLIALGASLQAAVGGVILRRYIGDPLICTSSLKILLFIFVIGIGVNLISANIGVYALSTFNSNYSNEHHWLNVLNWWLGDSLGVLLATPVLFALYHLGFLPKGNKKSHWLIVATVSIALFSVTFTTVIFHKNSELNSLKLSQRETKVIENAIYRQLNNSLVHIHSLASFIQNTPNLTTDKFDSYVAQLIADEPSIKAMSWNTINDKDSLLNLQARLFEHYQRPISIQGTPLSKSDPYIVVEMISPLLGNEKALGFNVNSNPKRNTVLTQAEKANTPQATSIIQLVQSDYPEAGFLLFSPVYQLTRNATNKKQLIGYATGVFLVKELLSKAITPYQEDMFHLELYEPGTNRAFYDSFDELQKTNVQNLQLLGKENVTSLTFNFSGQTWLMNLQPKNDYLAHHPNDLSILLICFQVLIVAFIILLILLMNNRQTILNHLVSVRTKDLKREKQLSEQANKAKSRFLANMSHEIRTPLNAVIGFSQLAKQTKDTDTIVDYIDKIALSSSSLLNIVNDILDISKIESDKLQLENIPFDLLGILQRVDAMFSPLVQNKGLQWNLNNSLPQPTWYLGDPVRIEQILINLCSNAIKFTQSGSVTLTAQVLSQSSTEHTLSLAVIDTGVGIKPEIAKTLFSAFTQADDSTSRRFGGTGLGLAISKELSLLMGGDVTLTSDEGLGSTFTFRVTLTTTAPQATSQVEPDIDLSNIRILVAEDNPINQIVIQEMLRTLNIEAVLTKDGQEAIDTLQQQHFDLILMDCQMPALDGYEATKQIRTLPEFQHIPIIALTADAMPEDKAHALDVGFNFHLAKPLDIKKLKLCLSQFKL, via the coding sequence TTGCCAAAATTAAAACTATCTCCTCTTCAACATGCCTTGCTCTATGCCTGTTTGATGCTCGGCTACTTATATTCAGGATCTTTTTTCTCTGGGCTTTCTGCACAATCTCAGGTGGTGCTGATTTGGCTTCCAGCAGGCATTGCACTGTTTGGTGTGTATTTATGGAGCTGGCGATTTTTACCTGCCATTTTCTTAGCTTCTGCAACATTCAATTTAACTGCACAAGATCATCTGCAACTATCTTTACTCCTCACCCCGCTAGGTGCTGAGGTTGGCCTAATAGCATTAGGAGCATCATTGCAAGCGGCCGTGGGCGGAGTAATATTACGACGTTACATTGGCGACCCACTGATCTGCACCTCAAGCTTAAAAATTTTGCTGTTCATTTTTGTGATAGGAATTGGAGTCAATCTCATTTCTGCCAATATCGGTGTGTATGCGCTCAGCACTTTTAACTCTAATTATAGTAATGAGCATCACTGGTTGAATGTATTAAATTGGTGGCTCGGTGATTCACTGGGTGTCTTACTAGCCACACCTGTTTTATTTGCACTATACCATTTAGGGTTTCTGCCTAAAGGTAACAAAAAAAGTCATTGGTTGATTGTCGCAACCGTTAGCATTGCATTATTTTCAGTCACCTTCACTACGGTTATTTTTCACAAGAACAGCGAGTTGAATTCATTAAAATTAAGCCAACGCGAAACCAAAGTGATTGAAAATGCCATCTATCGTCAGCTCAACAATAGTCTTGTGCACATCCATAGCCTCGCCAGCTTTATTCAAAATACCCCTAACTTAACCACTGATAAATTTGATAGTTATGTTGCTCAGTTAATCGCCGATGAGCCTAGCATCAAAGCAATGTCATGGAACACGATTAACGACAAAGATTCCTTATTAAACCTGCAGGCACGCCTTTTTGAACATTATCAGCGCCCAATCTCAATTCAAGGCACTCCCTTGTCCAAGAGCGATCCCTATATAGTAGTCGAAATGATCAGCCCTCTTCTCGGCAATGAGAAAGCGCTTGGCTTTAATGTTAATTCAAACCCCAAACGTAACACTGTTTTGACTCAGGCTGAAAAAGCAAATACCCCTCAAGCGACCTCGATTATTCAATTGGTGCAATCCGATTATCCTGAAGCTGGTTTTTTACTATTTTCCCCTGTATATCAATTAACAAGAAATGCCACCAACAAAAAACAGCTGATAGGTTATGCAACCGGTGTTTTTTTAGTCAAAGAATTACTCAGTAAAGCTATTACTCCCTATCAAGAAGATATGTTTCATTTAGAACTGTATGAACCGGGTACAAACCGCGCCTTCTACGACAGCTTTGATGAATTACAAAAAACCAACGTACAAAATCTGCAATTACTCGGCAAAGAAAATGTCACTTCTCTTACGTTTAATTTTTCTGGGCAAACATGGTTAATGAACTTACAACCCAAGAACGATTATTTAGCACACCACCCAAACGATTTGTCTATTTTACTGATTTGCTTTCAAGTGTTGATTGTTGCGTTTATCATACTACTGATTTTATTAATGAATAACCGACAAACGATTCTCAATCACCTCGTCTCAGTACGTACAAAAGATTTAAAACGTGAAAAACAACTGTCCGAGCAAGCCAATAAAGCAAAAAGTCGTTTTTTAGCAAACATGAGTCATGAAATACGCACTCCGCTCAACGCTGTCATCGGCTTTTCTCAATTAGCAAAACAAACCAAGGATACCGACACCATAGTTGATTACATTGACAAAATAGCGCTCTCTTCAAGCTCGTTGTTGAATATCGTCAATGATATTTTAGATATTTCCAAAATTGAGTCAGATAAATTACAGCTTGAAAACATTCCGTTTGATTTATTGGGCATTTTACAGCGTGTTGATGCGATGTTTTCACCCCTTGTGCAAAATAAAGGTTTGCAATGGAACCTTAATAATTCACTGCCTCAACCAACTTGGTATTTGGGCGACCCAGTTCGAATTGAGCAAATCCTGATTAACCTCTGTAGCAATGCGATTAAATTTACTCAATCGGGGAGCGTAACGTTAACCGCTCAAGTACTGTCTCAAAGCAGCACAGAGCACACTCTAAGTTTGGCAGTGATTGACACTGGGGTCGGTATCAAACCAGAGATCGCCAAAACTCTTTTTAGTGCTTTCACTCAAGCCGATGACTCTACATCACGCCGCTTTGGTGGCACAGGATTGGGTCTGGCTATTTCTAAGGAGCTGAGCTTACTAATGGGTGGCGATGTGACATTAACAAGCGATGAAGGACTAGGCAGCACCTTCACCTTTCGCGTCACGCTAACGACTACAGCACCGCAAGCAACTAGCCAAGTTGAACCTGACATCGATTTATCGAACATACGCATTTTGGTCGCCGAAGATAACCCTATAAATCAAATTGTCATTCAAGAAATGTTGCGAACATTAAACATTGAAGCGGTTCTAACAAAAGACGGGCAAGAAGCGATAGACACCTTGCAACAACAGCATTTTGATTTAATTCTGATGGACTGCCAAATGCCCGCCCTTGATGGGTATGAGGCCACAAAACAGATTCGCACACTTCCGGAATTTCAGCACATCCCAATCATAGCGTTAACCGCAGATGCCATGCCAGAAGATAAAGCACATGCACTCGATGTCGGATTTAACTTTCATCTCGCCAAACCCCTTGATATCAAAAAATTAAAACTGTGCTTAAGCCAATTTAAGCTATGA
- the dbpA gene encoding ATP-dependent RNA helicase DbpA, producing the protein MSQSAFSSLKLQPALLENLTSLEYTSMTPIQAQSLPHILEGKDVIAQAKTGSGKTATFALGLLENLDVRNYRIQALVLCPTRELADQVAQEIRTLARGIPNVKVLTLCGGVPMGPQIGSLEHGAHIIVGTPGRIEDHLSRRTLNLHNVNTLVLDEADRMLDMGFASALDAVIDQTPHDRQTLFFSATFPEKIQSIANRTMRNPIKVTVETSHNNVNIRQYFYKLEQNKQRMTALRLLLLKHRPESCVVFCNTKVETQAVADELSVCSFSVLALHGDLEQRERDQTLVRFANKSVSILVATDVAARGLDINELDMVINYHITQDPEVHVHRIGRTGRAGSKGTAHSLFTDNESYRVAAVSEYFDKQFDITPLPPFSLLDKIAEKPPMITLQIDGGKKQKVRPGDILGALTSKDGISGKQVGKINVLDNFAYVAVARDAAKPALRKLGEDKIKGRLFRVRRIS; encoded by the coding sequence TTGAGCCAATCAGCATTTTCATCACTCAAGTTACAACCTGCGTTACTTGAGAATTTAACGTCACTTGAATACACCTCGATGACGCCAATTCAAGCGCAAAGCTTACCGCACATTCTTGAAGGTAAAGATGTCATCGCCCAAGCCAAAACAGGCTCAGGCAAAACCGCAACATTTGCTTTAGGTTTGCTCGAAAACCTCGATGTACGTAATTACCGTATCCAAGCGTTAGTATTGTGTCCGACTCGCGAACTTGCAGACCAAGTAGCGCAAGAGATCCGCACACTTGCTCGTGGTATTCCAAATGTGAAAGTGCTGACCTTATGTGGTGGAGTGCCAATGGGCCCACAAATCGGTTCATTAGAGCATGGTGCGCATATCATTGTTGGCACCCCTGGGCGCATTGAAGATCACCTTAGCCGCCGCACGCTTAATTTGCATAATGTAAATACCTTAGTGCTTGATGAAGCCGACCGTATGTTAGATATGGGTTTTGCTTCGGCACTTGATGCTGTGATTGATCAAACACCTCATGATCGTCAAACATTGTTTTTCAGCGCAACATTCCCTGAAAAAATTCAGTCTATTGCCAATCGCACTATGCGAAACCCTATAAAAGTGACGGTTGAAACAAGTCACAATAATGTCAATATTCGCCAATATTTTTATAAGTTAGAGCAAAACAAACAACGCATGACTGCGTTACGTTTGTTACTACTCAAGCATCGCCCAGAAAGCTGTGTCGTGTTTTGTAATACTAAAGTTGAAACACAAGCGGTTGCTGATGAGCTGTCAGTTTGTAGCTTTAGTGTGTTAGCGCTCCATGGTGATTTAGAGCAAAGAGAGCGGGATCAAACGCTGGTTCGTTTTGCAAATAAAAGCGTATCAATATTAGTGGCGACCGATGTTGCTGCACGCGGACTCGATATCAACGAGCTTGATATGGTGATTAACTACCACATTACTCAAGATCCAGAAGTCCACGTCCATCGCATTGGCCGTACAGGCCGCGCTGGTAGCAAAGGAACCGCCCATTCATTGTTTACCGATAACGAAAGCTACCGTGTTGCTGCGGTTTCTGAATATTTCGATAAGCAATTTGATATCACCCCATTACCTCCTTTTAGTTTGCTCGATAAAATCGCAGAAAAGCCACCTATGATCACTTTGCAAATTGATGGCGGCAAAAAGCAAAAGGTACGCCCAGGTGACATTTTGGGAGCCTTAACCTCAAAAGACGGAATTTCAGGTAAGCAAGTTGGCAAGATCAACGTACTCGACAACTTTGCGTATGTCGCAGTTGCCCGGGATGCTGCCAAACCAGCGCTTCGTAAACTTGGCGAAGATAAAATCAAAGGCCGCCTGTTCCGCGTACGTCGTATTAGTTAA
- a CDS encoding HlyD family secretion protein has protein sequence MDIDLTLNSQRSQSQQYKIIWTLVIVCFVLFLYGLKQWLSPMSLLASSVQIAQVQQIDFAVKIRGFGRLKAKQQRFLTNSHMATVEAIHVYPGTRVSKETVIVSLVNPEQTQRLSVARLELARQKAVYNEQIINQKSQLLERESTLTLLQSELENAQLRAEAESKLIEQGIVSSLDYKRSLLHVKQLNQRVTIEQQRSLQLQEMHRERIKVQQELLRQFELNYVMQKQAFEQLHVKAGIDGMLQELNVELGQNLNTGTLLAVVGSDSALKAELLIQQADAEKISLNMAAKVNTFSREVDATVSRIDPVVTDGRVMIELDLHGDLPANARPDLSIEGYVISEVIPRALVINVPHGTKANSKNTLFKLNPHSHLAQPEIIEFGTLSDNKIQLLQGVEVGELLIISDLSKWQHLATIKIEQDSL, from the coding sequence ATGGATATTGATTTAACGCTTAACAGCCAGCGTTCACAAAGTCAGCAATATAAAATAATCTGGACGCTGGTGATTGTTTGCTTTGTGCTCTTTTTATATGGATTGAAACAGTGGCTTAGCCCAATGAGTTTATTGGCTTCATCTGTTCAAATAGCGCAGGTGCAGCAAATAGACTTTGCTGTAAAAATCCGCGGATTTGGTCGCTTAAAAGCCAAGCAGCAACGTTTTTTAACCAACTCGCATATGGCCACAGTCGAAGCTATTCATGTATATCCAGGCACACGAGTGAGTAAAGAGACAGTGATTGTCAGTTTGGTTAACCCCGAGCAAACGCAGCGTTTGTCGGTTGCAAGGCTTGAACTCGCACGGCAAAAAGCTGTGTATAACGAGCAAATTATTAACCAAAAAAGCCAACTACTTGAGCGGGAATCCACTTTAACTTTACTGCAAAGTGAGCTCGAAAATGCGCAGCTCAGAGCTGAGGCTGAAAGTAAATTAATCGAGCAAGGGATTGTCTCGAGTTTGGATTACAAGCGTAGCCTTTTACACGTTAAGCAACTTAATCAACGGGTGACGATTGAGCAACAACGTTCGTTGCAATTACAAGAGATGCATCGCGAACGGATTAAAGTGCAGCAAGAGTTATTACGGCAGTTTGAGCTCAATTATGTCATGCAAAAACAAGCGTTTGAGCAGCTACATGTTAAAGCGGGGATCGATGGCATGCTGCAAGAGCTGAATGTTGAACTCGGTCAAAATTTAAATACCGGTACCCTTCTGGCTGTCGTGGGCTCAGATTCAGCATTAAAAGCTGAGCTACTGATCCAGCAGGCCGATGCTGAGAAAATCAGTCTCAATATGGCCGCCAAAGTCAACACTTTTAGTCGAGAGGTTGATGCTACTGTCAGCCGCATTGACCCAGTTGTTACCGATGGGCGTGTGATGATTGAACTTGATTTGCACGGCGACCTTCCGGCGAATGCTCGACCTGATTTAAGTATCGAAGGTTATGTGATTAGTGAAGTGATCCCACGAGCGCTGGTTATCAATGTGCCGCATGGCACTAAAGCAAATTCCAAAAATACCCTTTTTAAACTTAACCCACATTCTCATTTAGCCCAGCCTGAAATAATTGAATTTGGTACACTGAGCGATAATAAAATTCAGCTTCTTCAGGGGGTCGAGGTGGGTGAGCTGCTGATCATTTCGGATTTATCGAAATGGCAGCATTTGGCAACAATAAAAATAGAACAGGACAGTTTATGA